The following are encoded in a window of Sinomonas cyclohexanicum genomic DNA:
- a CDS encoding TPM domain-containing protein: MRSTAKTLLAALAAAFMMLFPALTPAWATDPVTVPSGVNIVDPQGALGSRKADVQKAISDLLSSHRTNLYVVIVDSFTNPTDRTAWAQAVAKNTGMGGSDVLLAIATSGQYQILASTSNTKVYPKISSIAQNAVTPNLAGGKKDYAQAAIDTAKAVGDAAGGGSGTVSSGGADATPWLVGGGVVVAGAGAAYLISRRRRTTGVRAQGQIGPGEGQLDPLAGLSVDELRKRASGLLVRADDAIRSSEQELGFAEASYGTEAVGNFTKALSDAKAHMSESFKLQQQLDDHIPDTEEQQRQWLGDIIRRSEAAIASLAEQKADFDALRELERNAPAALSDVGKGAAEAQSRLTAAQTELTRLQSRYADAAVKHVADNIAQAQERLAFVSNAAGTAQQKLAEGQTSPAAIAVRAGEEALHQARVLLDAIDKAAAALDDANAKIDGALADTQGDLAQAKALAAQGQHPELTGPVAAVEAALGTVQREMAGPKADPIALLSRIESAHTQLDEALTGVRDKQQQAQRAQASLQQAIQSAQAQISAVSDYITARRGGVGTQARTRLAEAQRNLDYALSISTSDPVTALAYAQQANALAGQAAQIAQQDVDQFAGWGGGPGSGGMFGGRRDGSGIAGAILGGIIINSILSGGHHHDGGGWGGGGGFGGGWGGDGGGFGGGGDFGGDGGSF; the protein is encoded by the coding sequence ATGCGTTCGACGGCGAAGACCCTCCTGGCTGCTCTCGCGGCGGCCTTCATGATGCTCTTCCCCGCGCTGACGCCGGCCTGGGCCACGGATCCCGTCACGGTCCCCTCCGGGGTCAACATCGTCGACCCGCAGGGTGCCCTCGGCTCACGCAAGGCGGACGTCCAGAAGGCGATCAGCGACCTCCTGTCCTCGCACCGCACCAACCTGTACGTCGTGATCGTCGACTCGTTCACCAACCCGACCGACCGCACAGCGTGGGCGCAGGCTGTCGCGAAGAACACCGGAATGGGCGGCTCCGACGTGCTGCTGGCCATCGCCACATCGGGCCAGTACCAGATCCTGGCGAGCACCTCGAACACCAAGGTCTATCCGAAGATCTCCTCGATTGCGCAGAACGCCGTCACCCCGAATCTGGCGGGCGGGAAGAAGGACTACGCCCAGGCCGCGATCGACACAGCCAAGGCCGTCGGTGACGCCGCGGGCGGCGGCAGCGGCACTGTCTCCTCCGGCGGCGCGGACGCGACGCCCTGGCTCGTGGGCGGCGGAGTGGTGGTCGCCGGCGCGGGCGCCGCGTACCTCATCTCGCGCCGACGCAGGACGACGGGAGTCCGGGCTCAGGGCCAGATCGGCCCCGGCGAGGGCCAGCTCGACCCGCTCGCGGGCCTGAGCGTCGACGAGCTGCGCAAGCGCGCGAGCGGTCTCCTCGTACGCGCGGACGATGCGATCCGCTCGAGCGAGCAGGAGCTCGGCTTCGCCGAAGCCTCCTACGGCACCGAGGCGGTGGGCAACTTCACGAAGGCGCTCTCCGACGCCAAGGCCCACATGAGCGAGTCGTTCAAGCTCCAGCAGCAGCTCGACGACCACATCCCCGACACCGAGGAGCAGCAGCGCCAGTGGCTCGGTGACATCATCCGCCGCTCCGAGGCAGCGATCGCGTCGCTCGCGGAGCAGAAGGCGGATTTCGACGCCCTCAGGGAGCTCGAGCGGAACGCCCCCGCGGCACTCAGCGACGTCGGGAAGGGCGCGGCGGAGGCCCAGTCGCGCCTCACCGCAGCGCAGACCGAGCTGACCCGGCTCCAATCGAGGTACGCCGACGCCGCCGTCAAACATGTCGCGGACAACATCGCCCAGGCACAGGAGCGCCTCGCGTTCGTCTCCAACGCCGCGGGGACGGCCCAGCAGAAGCTCGCCGAGGGACAGACCAGCCCGGCGGCCATCGCCGTCCGTGCCGGCGAGGAGGCCCTGCACCAGGCGCGAGTCCTGCTCGACGCGATCGACAAGGCCGCAGCGGCCCTCGATGACGCGAACGCGAAGATCGACGGCGCCCTCGCGGACACGCAGGGCGACCTTGCCCAGGCCAAGGCCTTGGCGGCCCAGGGCCAACACCCCGAGCTCACCGGGCCCGTGGCCGCGGTCGAGGCGGCCCTCGGCACCGTGCAGCGCGAGATGGCTGGTCCGAAGGCGGATCCCATCGCACTCCTGTCGCGCATCGAATCGGCGCACACCCAGCTCGACGAGGCCCTGACCGGAGTGCGCGACAAGCAGCAGCAGGCCCAGCGGGCGCAGGCCTCGCTCCAGCAGGCCATCCAGAGCGCACAGGCCCAGATCAGCGCGGTGAGCGACTACATCACCGCCCGGCGCGGGGGCGTGGGAACCCAGGCCCGCACGCGGCTCGCGGAGGCCCAGCGCAACCTCGACTACGCCCTCTCGATCTCCACGTCCGACCCGGTGACGGCCCTCGCCTACGCGCAGCAGGCCAATGCCCTTGCAGGCCAGGCCGCCCAGATCGCGCAGCAGGACGTGGACCAGTTCGCTGGCTGGGGCGGGGGCCCCGGGTCGGGCGGCATGTTCGGTGGCCGCCGAGACGGCAGCGGAATCGCCGGCGCGATCCTCGGGGGCATCATCATCAACTCGATCCTGAGCGGCGGCCACCATCACGATGGCGGCGGGTGGGGCGGTGGCGGCGGATTCGGCGGCGGCTGGGGCGGCGACGGCGGAGGTTTCGGCGGCGGAGGAGACTTCGGCGGCGACGGCGGCAGCTTCTAG
- a CDS encoding PspA/IM30 family protein, with product MAKQSIFGRIAQLAKANINALLDQAEDPQKMLDQMVRDYTNNIAEAESAIAQTIGNLRMLQDDHAEDVKAAQDWGNKALAASKKADEFRANGDTADAEKFDNLAKVAIQRQMSSENEAKAAEPTIATQSDVVDRLKTGLDQMKGKLNELTAKRNELVARSKTAAAQTQVNDALKSIDIMDPTSEVSRFEEKVRREEAKVRGQQELAASSLDAQFNQLEDLGEQTEIEARLAALKQGRSPAALDSGAGTASSAGSAATVDEGDFDKL from the coding sequence ATGGCAAAGCAGTCCATCTTCGGGCGCATCGCACAGCTGGCCAAGGCGAACATCAACGCCCTGCTGGACCAGGCGGAGGACCCGCAGAAGATGCTGGACCAGATGGTCCGGGACTACACCAACAACATCGCCGAGGCCGAGTCCGCGATCGCACAGACCATCGGCAACCTCCGCATGCTCCAGGACGACCACGCCGAGGACGTCAAGGCCGCCCAGGACTGGGGCAACAAGGCCCTTGCCGCCTCCAAGAAGGCAGACGAGTTCCGAGCGAACGGGGACACCGCCGACGCCGAGAAGTTCGACAACCTCGCCAAGGTCGCGATCCAGCGCCAGATGTCCTCCGAGAACGAGGCGAAGGCAGCGGAGCCGACCATCGCGACCCAGAGCGATGTTGTGGACCGACTCAAGACGGGCCTTGACCAGATGAAGGGCAAGCTCAACGAGCTCACCGCGAAGCGCAACGAGCTCGTGGCCCGCTCCAAGACGGCGGCCGCGCAGACCCAGGTCAACGATGCGCTCAAGAGCATCGACATCATGGACCCGACGAGCGAGGTCTCCCGCTTCGAGGAGAAGGTCCGACGGGAGGAGGCGAAGGTCCGCGGCCAGCAGGAGCTCGCTGCGTCGAGCCTCGACGCTCAGTTCAACCAGCTCGAGGACCTCGGCGAGCAGACCGAGATCGAGGCCCGGCTGGCCGCCCTCAAGCAGGGCCGCTCCCCGGCTGCGCTCGACTCGGGTGCCGGCACGGCGTCGTCTGCCGGTTCCGCGGCGACCGTCGACGAGGGAGACTTCGACAAGCTCTGA
- a CDS encoding YlbL family protein produces the protein MSVDAEAPVHKARKTGRGFAAVISGLAALVLGATVVAVPVPYVVESPGPAYNTLGQTAGKDVISISGHDSYPASGALDLTTVYVDGGPNSDVGLLDLARSWFDSSRGILPLRAVYPPGTTRQQVTDENAALMQDSEQTSVAAALGNLGITYEQQLNVASIADGSPSAGKLRVGDRLVSVAGAKVTSLPVVQQTLAAGKGAPVDVVVLRGGSQTTETVTPTQSQGRWVLGIGIDYTFTFPFSVHVELDRVGGPSAGMMFALGIVDKLTPGDLTGGKHVAGTGTISPDGAVGPIGGIDQKLYGARAAGATLFLAPASNCDEVLGHVPDGLAVVKVATLAEARSAVEGYAQGKDPATMPQCSK, from the coding sequence GTGAGCGTGGACGCTGAGGCGCCTGTGCACAAGGCACGGAAGACGGGACGCGGGTTCGCCGCGGTGATCTCCGGGCTCGCGGCCCTCGTGCTCGGCGCGACCGTGGTCGCGGTGCCGGTGCCCTACGTCGTCGAGTCGCCCGGGCCCGCCTACAACACTCTGGGCCAGACCGCCGGCAAGGACGTCATCAGCATCAGTGGGCACGACTCGTACCCGGCCTCGGGGGCGCTCGACCTGACCACCGTCTACGTCGACGGCGGCCCCAACAGCGATGTCGGACTCCTCGATCTGGCTCGCTCGTGGTTCGACAGCTCGCGGGGGATCCTCCCGTTGCGGGCGGTGTACCCGCCCGGCACGACCCGCCAGCAGGTCACCGATGAGAACGCGGCCCTCATGCAGGACTCCGAGCAGACGTCTGTCGCGGCCGCTCTCGGCAACCTCGGGATCACGTACGAGCAGCAGCTGAATGTCGCCTCGATCGCGGACGGATCCCCGTCCGCCGGCAAGCTCCGCGTCGGCGACCGGCTTGTGAGCGTCGCCGGCGCCAAGGTCACCTCGCTCCCGGTCGTCCAGCAGACCCTCGCGGCGGGCAAGGGCGCCCCCGTGGACGTCGTGGTCCTCCGCGGCGGCTCCCAGACCACCGAGACGGTGACGCCGACGCAGAGCCAAGGCCGGTGGGTCCTCGGGATCGGAATCGACTACACGTTCACCTTTCCCTTCTCGGTGCACGTCGAGCTGGACAGGGTGGGCGGCCCCAGCGCGGGCATGATGTTCGCCCTCGGAATCGTGGACAAGCTCACGCCAGGGGACCTCACCGGAGGCAAGCACGTCGCGGGGACCGGCACCATCAGCCCCGATGGCGCGGTCGGGCCCATTGGCGGGATCGACCAGAAGCTGTACGGCGCCCGCGCCGCCGGTGCGACCCTCTTCCTCGCCCCCGCGTCCAACTGCGACGAGGTCCTGGGGCACGTCCCGGACGGCCTCGCGGTGGTCAAGGTGGCGACGCTGGCGGAGGCGCGCTCCGCCGTCGAGGGCTACGCGCAGGGCAAGGACCCGGCGACGATGCCGCAGTGCTCGAAGTGA
- a CDS encoding zinc-dependent metalloprotease: MMTTPDKPSGHDDEPQDPLSELFGRLMGGAGAEGFDPTEIAKAAGLPSDPNLLRQMFEQVQAMMTSTGGDGPVNWQLAHEHARRTAAASKDPSVSATQNREVDEALRLAELWLDKATELPSTGIIGRGWSRAEWIEATMGTWRRLTEPVANSIATALSAAMNEQMPEEMKGMLGGASSMLTNMGGAIFGMQLGAAIGALSGEVVSSSDIGVPLVDLEMALLPANVASFGEGLGLPEGDVRLYLAVREAAHARLFMHVPWLRAHLLGAIEDYARGIHIDVSKIEELAHGIDPSNPESIQEALQGGVFMPQRTPQQDAALVKLETALALVEGWVDELTAAATDGVLPSAAALREAVRRRRATGGPAEHAFASLVGLELRPRRLRDAATLWASLAQERGIAGRDAIWKHPDLLPTADDLDDPKGFSARRSMAEAQDSEVDQALEKLLAGGFDTPAQQEDTQREDTQGHSSARDAESDDAGSDAQDTDQDGGTDDGGTPPGTPRA, from the coding sequence ATGATGACCACACCAGATAAGCCCTCGGGCCACGACGACGAGCCCCAGGACCCGCTGTCCGAGCTCTTCGGACGGCTCATGGGCGGCGCTGGCGCGGAGGGCTTCGACCCGACCGAGATCGCAAAGGCCGCGGGTCTGCCGAGCGACCCGAATCTCCTGCGTCAGATGTTCGAGCAGGTTCAGGCCATGATGACGTCCACGGGCGGAGACGGCCCCGTGAACTGGCAGCTCGCGCACGAGCACGCACGCCGCACGGCCGCCGCCTCGAAGGATCCCTCTGTCTCGGCCACGCAGAATCGCGAGGTGGACGAGGCCCTGAGGCTGGCGGAGCTGTGGCTGGACAAGGCCACGGAGCTGCCGAGCACGGGGATCATTGGCCGCGGCTGGTCCCGCGCCGAATGGATCGAGGCAACGATGGGCACGTGGCGGCGCCTCACGGAGCCCGTTGCGAACAGCATCGCTACGGCGCTCTCCGCCGCGATGAACGAGCAGATGCCTGAGGAGATGAAGGGCATGCTCGGCGGTGCCTCCTCGATGCTGACCAACATGGGCGGGGCGATCTTCGGGATGCAGCTCGGCGCCGCGATCGGCGCGCTCTCTGGAGAGGTGGTGAGCTCGTCGGACATCGGTGTGCCCCTCGTCGACCTCGAGATGGCGCTGCTGCCCGCCAACGTCGCCTCGTTCGGCGAAGGGCTCGGACTGCCCGAAGGGGACGTCCGCCTGTACCTCGCGGTACGGGAGGCAGCCCATGCGCGCCTGTTCATGCACGTGCCGTGGCTGCGGGCCCACCTCCTCGGCGCGATCGAGGACTACGCCCGCGGCATCCACATCGACGTGTCCAAGATCGAGGAGCTGGCCCACGGGATCGACCCGAGCAATCCCGAGTCGATCCAGGAGGCCCTCCAGGGCGGGGTGTTCATGCCGCAGCGCACACCGCAGCAGGACGCCGCGCTGGTCAAGCTCGAGACTGCCCTCGCGCTCGTCGAGGGCTGGGTGGACGAGCTCACCGCCGCCGCGACGGACGGCGTGCTGCCCTCCGCGGCCGCCCTGCGCGAGGCTGTCCGACGGCGCCGGGCGACTGGCGGCCCCGCCGAGCACGCGTTCGCCTCGCTCGTGGGGCTCGAGCTCCGCCCCCGCCGGCTGCGGGATGCCGCGACCCTGTGGGCGTCGCTCGCCCAGGAGCGCGGGATCGCCGGCCGCGACGCGATCTGGAAGCACCCGGATCTGCTCCCGACCGCTGATGACCTCGATGACCCGAAGGGGTTCTCCGCCCGGCGGTCCATGGCCGAGGCGCAGGATTCCGAGGTGGACCAGGCGCTCGAGAAGCTCCTTGCGGGCGGGTTCGACACCCCTGCTCAGCAGGAGGACACACAGCGGGAGGACACGCAGGGGCACAGCTCAGCGCGGGACGCGGAGTCCGATGATGCGGGGTCGGATGCGCAGGACACCGACCAGGATGGCGGCACGGACGACGGCGGCACGCCCCCGGGCACGCCGCGCGCCTGA
- a CDS encoding M48 metallopeptidase family protein — protein MPLPGGRPQVEVRRSARRRKTVSAFWEGDTAVVAIPAGFTRAQEVHWVERMVARLEQDTARRAGPATDEALMSRALDLSRRYLGGKAVPSSIRWVTNQRRRWGSCTPSERTIRLSHELHGMPDWVVDYVIVHELAHLLVSGHGPAFWRIAEAYPRLEEAKAFLAGVAFAGSRRTPVEPGSPGSDWGLIEDEEDA, from the coding sequence ATGCCACTGCCCGGAGGGCGGCCCCAGGTGGAGGTGCGCCGATCCGCGCGGCGACGGAAGACCGTCTCGGCCTTCTGGGAGGGCGATACGGCGGTGGTCGCGATCCCTGCGGGCTTCACCCGCGCCCAGGAGGTGCACTGGGTCGAGCGCATGGTGGCCCGCCTCGAGCAGGACACGGCCCGTCGCGCAGGGCCTGCCACCGACGAGGCCCTCATGTCGAGGGCGCTCGACCTCTCCCGCCGGTATCTGGGCGGCAAGGCCGTCCCGTCCTCAATCCGCTGGGTGACGAACCAGCGGCGGCGCTGGGGCTCGTGCACGCCGAGCGAGCGGACCATCCGGCTGTCCCACGAGCTCCACGGCATGCCGGATTGGGTGGTCGACTACGTGATCGTGCATGAGCTGGCCCACTTGCTCGTGTCCGGGCATGGGCCCGCGTTCTGGCGGATCGCCGAGGCCTACCCGCGCTTGGAGGAGGCCAAGGCCTTCCTGGCTGGAGTCGCGTTCGCCGGATCGCGGCGCACCCCGGTAGAGCCCGGATCGCCCGGTTCTGACTGGGGGCTTATCGAGGACGAGGAAGACGCCTAG